DNA from Verrucomicrobiia bacterium:
TTCTGCGGTCGGATTTGCGGTGCTTTTGCGGTCAGGTGTTCGATCAGGGCCATCCAGAATTTTTGCTGCAACTGTTTGGTGGGTGAGGCGGATGCCACCGCGCTGGCTTGCTCACGTCCGGACTTGGCCCAATCGTTTGGCTTCACCACGACCTCGAACTTGGGAGCAAGCGGCGAGTTCCCAATGCGCCACAACTCGATTGCGACAGCAAAGAAACTCAATGCATCCGTGGTGTTCTCGTTCAGGAACTGAAGCGCAGCGACGTGTTCAGGCCGAAACGACTCTGCCACCCAAATTACCTTCTTCGCGCCGACTCCGGCGGCATACGTGATGATTTGGCCCAGGTGTTTGTGGTTCGCTTCCTCCAATTGGTTTTCGATGATGACTTTCTCGTCTCCATCTGTGCAGAGAATATCGAGCTTGAAGTCGCCAACCCAGTGCTCGGTGGCCACCTTGACCAGTTCGCTCAATCCCAGCTCGTCTGCCAGCGCGTTCAGGTTCTCAGTCTCGGAGAGCCAGGGCGTGAACTCGCCGGCTTCATGCTTCCACGCTTCGTTCAGCGGCACGCGCTCAAGTTTGCTCAGGTTCTTGTTCATGTTCGTGGCTCAGTTCGTTGTGAGATTGACCTTCCTTGCAGAGCTTGGTGGGAGGGCGAGGGTAGCTCAAGCTTGGCGCGCTGCTTTGCAAACCGGACCTCGGCGAAGCGGAGGAAGATCAGACCGAGGATCGGCCCGGAATATTGTTGTGCAGTGAGCCCGCTATTGGCGCGGAATTGATCGGCGGCTTCCCAGAGCTGTTTTTCCAATGCGCCATTCGCCACGTCCCTTTCCGTTGGTGCCACCCAGTGCATGAAGTGCCCGCATCGTAATGCCCGCGCCGCCGCAGGCAATTTCAAAACCCTCAACTTGAAGGAACTGCTGCTACCTGGACTCAATTGACCTTTGCGGAGGAAAGCTGCTTGAGCATTCCAAAACGCAGTTGCCGGGAAGTCTGAACTCGCCCCGGCGCGACCGCCGAAGGTAAGCTTTGCCCTCATGAAACGGAACGGGCGCAGTCTGATGCTTCCTTGCAGGCCAGCCGGCGGAAGGCCAGTTCCGTCGACATCCGGCCCGGCGGACGCGCCGTTGAATGACCACCGGCCGGATCCAACCCAACTGAAATGACACCATGGAAATCAAACGAGCAGGCTCACAGCCCTCCGTCACCGGCCCGGCCGACTGGTTCACGGGCACGGTGCGCATTGATTCACCGTTCAAAGGCACCGAACCCGCGCGCGTTGCCGGGGCCAGCGTCACATTTGAGCCCGGCGCCCGCACGGCGTGGCACACGCATCCGCTCGGCCAGACGCTCATCGTCACCGCCGGTTGCGGACGCGTGCAACGCTGGGGCGGGCCGAGGGAAGAAATCCGGCCGGGCGACGTGGTCTGGTTCCCGCCCGGTGAAAAGCACTGGCACGGCGCGTCGCCCACGACAGCCATGACACACATCGCCATCCAGGAACAACTCGACGGGAAAGCCGTGGACTGGCTGGAGCACGTCAGCGATGAACAATACCGGGGAGGTTGAGTTGCCAACCGGACAGTGTGCGCCGCCATGAAACCCAAACGCACGGCATCCGGCGCCCGGTTCGCCACGGTTCTGCTGGCGGCAGGTCTGGCCGGGCACGCGGCTGAAGAAATTGTCCCGCCCGTGGCGTTGCCGGCGGGCGAAACGCGGTTGGCGGAAATCGGCACGTATCGGGTGGGCTGGCAATCGTATGGCGGCCCAACGAATTGGCTGCCGTTGTCCTGGGCGGGACATTTTGACGATGCGACCGGCGTCGCCTGCGAGCCGGCGGGCACGGTGCTGGGCCGGGACGCGTGGTTCCTGCATTCGCCCTGGCGCGTTCCACCGGGCCGGACGTGGGTGGATTACCCGCTCCAACTGCCCGCGCAAAAACCCATCCAGCTCCGCTTCGGCACCGCCATGGGCCCTGACGCCGTTCAGCCGGGCAAAAGCGATGGCGTGACGTTCTCCTGCGCCGTGCTGGCGGACGGCCAGAAGCGGGAGCTGCTGCGCCAGCACCAAACGACAGCCGCTTGGCGCGACTACGCCTTCGACCTTTCCGCTTACGCTGGACGGACGGTGACGCTCCGTTTGCAAGTCGAGCCGGGCCCCAAAAACAATCCGTCCTTCGACTTTTCCTATTTCGGCGACGCAACCCTGCGCGTGGGCAACCACGAGGCGGATTCGACCACGCATTTTCGCGCCTTCCTGCAAACGCCCGCTTATCGCGCGACCAAGAATGTCAGCCGCCTGGCGCTGCGGAACGTCTCCGATCAGGGCGTCACCCCGTCCAATCTTTTGCCGTGCACGAATTCGCTCGTCCACTCCGGCAACCGGTGGGAGTTCACCTACGCGGCCGCCGACACGCACCTCACTTACCGCTACGTTCCCGAGACGGGAACGCTCGATGATTTTACGGCAATCGTGGAGCAGCGATCCGCCTTCCAGCCGGCACGCGGCGGCGGTGTCAGCGTGACGGTGACCAGCAATCAAACCTCCCGCCTGGTGGCATTACGCGGCGGCCACGCGCTTCACACGACGGCCAAAGACAATCAGCTCACCGTTCGCTGGCAATACGAGTTCGCCGGCAAACCGCTGATCGTGACCTGGACGTTCGACATCCAAGGCAAGGCCCTCGTCGTTTCCGCCCAGTGCGATGAGCCGGTCCTCAGCCAGATGTCGCTGGGAGCCATCGGGCCGGTGCCGTTCCGACGGAGCTTTCCGGTGCCGTATCTGGACGGCCTGCCTTCCTTTCTTCCGGCGCAGGGCGCGTTTGTGTTCCGCCAGCTTGATTGGACCGTCTCCCACGCGTCACGAAGCCCACAGGGCATCGCCACCTACGACACCAAAACCGACGGCACGCGCAATCCATTGTTTGAGCGCGGCTACATCGCCGTATCGCCGGACCTCGACGAAGTGCTGCCCAACCTGCCGAACCCGCCTTCGCCGTATCGGGCGACGCTGGCACCGCGCGTGATGCTGGACATTTGGGGGCATGACCACGGCATGTTCGCCGGTGACGCCGCCAAGCTCCGCGAACTCAAGGACAATGGCGTCGATCATCTCGCCATCATCCAGCACGACTGGCAGCACTTCGGTTACGACGTCAAGCTGCCCGATCACATGCCGGCCAATGAACGATACGGCGGCGATGCCGGCCTGCGCCAGTTTGGCCAGACGGCCAACGATTGTGGCTACCTCTGGGCGCTGCACGAAAACTACATCGACCTTTATCCTGACGCGCCTTCCTACGATCCCGCGGCCCGCGTGTTGCGGGCGGATGGAACGCCTTCACTGGCGTGGTTCAACTCCGGCACCGGCGTGCAGAGCTTCGGCCTCAAGTGCAATCGTGCGCTCGACTTCGCCCGCCAGAACTCGCCCGCCGCACACGCACATTACGGCACCACCGCCGCGTATCTCGACGTTCACACCTGCGTGCCGCCGTGGCACGAACTCGACCACGACGCCTCGCAACCGATGGCCGCCATGGCGTTGCTCAAGGTTCAGCGCGACACGGCGCTGTTTCAGTTCGAACGTGACACCCACGGCGGGCCGCTGTTCGGCGAGGGTGCGAATCATTTTTATTGGGCGGGCCGTTGCGATGGCGTCGAAGCCCAGGTGCACGGCGGCGAGGATCATGCGCCCCTGCTCGATTTCGACCTGCTGAAAATTCATCCGCAGATGGTGAATCACGGGATGGGCTATCTGGAACGCTGGTTCCGGCGTGGTTACGACGCGCAATTTGGCTTCGACGCCGGGAGCGTGGAACAGTTCGACAAATACCGCGCCATGGAGCTGGCCTACGGTCATGCGGGCTTTCTCGGCAACCGGCTCGTGCACACCGTCCAGGCGGTGGCCCGCGAACATCACCTGATGCATCCGGTGCAACGGCTCTACGGCACCTCAGCGCCGGTCGAAATCAGCTACGAAGTGGACGGACAATTCGTCACAGCCAGTGCGGCGCTGATTGCGGGCGACACTTCCCGGCAACGCATCCGCTACGCCAACGGGCTCACACTCTGGGTCAACTGGCGCGCCGAACCCTGGTCATTGCATCCTCCGGCGGGCCCGCCAACCCGTTCCGCCCAATCTTATTTGCTGCCTCAATGGGGCTTTCTCGCCCTGGGTCCGGACACGGAGGTTTACACGGGTCTGCACGCCGGCCGGGTGGCCGATTTCGCGAGCTGCCCGGAATACATTTTTGCCGATGCGCGCACGCGGTTCGACCAGCCTTATTTGCCCGCCGTGGCGGACATCGAGCCCAGGCTGAGTTCGTTCCGCTACCTGGGTGGCAACCGCATCGAGGTCACCTACGTCTGGCACGTGAACGCGGCGCCCGGCGGCGATTATCACTGCTTTGTCCACGCGCTGAACGCAGCGCAAACCAAGGGCGAGCACATCGTCTTTCAAGGCGACCACACCCTGCCGCGCCCGACAAGCCAGTGGCACAAGGGCGACGTGATTACGGACGGCCCGCACGTGCTCGACGTGAGCGCGGCATTTGATCGTTACGACCTGACCATCGGGCTTTACCGCGACGAGCGGTTGCGGTTGAAAGGCGCGCCGGCTCCCGGCAACCGGGTGTTGCTGGGGGAATTGAACGTCGCCCGGCAGAACGGCACCATCACCAACATCACTTTCCAAGCCGCCACACCCGGAACGCCGCCGGAAAGCGCGGTCACTCCGGCAGATTTTACGGCCCACACGAATCCGGATGGCACGTGGATCGATTTTGGTCTGCTGGCCACCGATGGCGCGGTGAAAATCAATCGCGCGCCGGGGCAACTGGTGATTTTTCCGTATCCGCGCGACAAGGCCTTCCACGTTAACCTGGAACTGAAGCAACTGCTGCCAGGCGGCCGGGCGTCAGCGATTGAGATTCACGCGCTCGCCGCCAAAACACAGGCAGACCTTGGCACCGTGCCCTTCACCGTTGATGACGGAAAACTGCGCCTGACGCTGGGCCAGTCCGGTGCTGGACGCTACACGGTGACGTGGAAATAATCCGGGCGCAAAACCTCAACTGAAGAAGTAACCCAGTTCGCGCAGCGAACAGTAATCCTTCGGCCGTTCCTGTGTCGCGCGGCCGAGGATGACGTGATCCAGCAGTTCAATTTTCAGCAACTGTCCCGCGCGAATGAGATCGCGCGTCACCTTGATGTCCGCCTCGCTCGGCGTCGGGTCGCCGCTGGGATGATTGTGCGCCAGCACGATCGCCGACGCATTGGCCGCGATGGCCGCACGGAACACATCGCGCGCGTGGACCAGAATGGTGTCCAGCGTGCCCTGGGAAATGCGCTCCACCTTGAGGAGCCGCCGCCGGGTGTTGAGCAGGACGACGAGGAATTGTTCCGCTGGCAAATGCCGCACCTCCTCGCGCAGCACGTCGGCAATGCGCTCTGGCGTGTCAAGCAATGGCGCCTCGCTGCGCAGTTCCGCCGCCATGCGTCTGGCCAATGCGAACGCCGCCATCAGCGTCACCGCCTTGTCGCGGCCGATGCCCTTGATGCCGCGCAAATCCTCGAGCGACGCGCCCGCCAGCGCGTTCAGCGAGCCGAACTTCCCGAGCAACTGCCGGCCCACCTCGACCACGTTGGTGCCCTTGAGTCCCGTGCGCAGCAGGATCGCAATCAATTCCGCATGGCTCAATGCGTCCGCACCCCGCTCCGCGAGCCGTTCGCGCGGGCGCTCGGACGCCGGCTGGTCCTTGAGACGCAGGTGGGTGGACATGCGCATTGGTTAACCACGACAGCGGCGAAAGACACGTCCAAATTTCCCCCGCCGCAACCTCACTTTTTCCGTGAACTGCAGCCAGATCGCCGCTTAACTCGGCGCCATCATCCATCGCATCATGAAACGTCGCGACTTTCTGAAACGCACTGCCCTTAGCACCGGCCTCGCGGGGCTCACCGCCGGCCTGCCCGCCCTCGCGGCCGAAACCGATGCTGCCCCGGTCCGCGAATTTTACGAGCTGCGTCGTTACCAGTTTCGCCGCGGACCGATGGTGAAACGCTTTGAAGATTATTGGGCACACGCGGCGTTGCCGGCGCTGGGCCGGCTGGGCATCGGACCGGTGGGCGTGTTCAGTCCCGCGAGCGGACCCGACACGCCGGCGGCGTATGTGCTGCTGCCGTTTCGTTCCCTCACCGA
Protein-coding regions in this window:
- a CDS encoding cupin domain-containing protein, with protein sequence MEIKRAGSQPSVTGPADWFTGTVRIDSPFKGTEPARVAGASVTFEPGARTAWHTHPLGQTLIVTAGCGRVQRWGGPREEIRPGDVVWFPPGEKHWHGASPTTAMTHIAIQEQLDGKAVDWLEHVSDEQYRGG
- the radC gene encoding DNA repair protein RadC, with translation MSTHLRLKDQPASERPRERLAERGADALSHAELIAILLRTGLKGTNVVEVGRQLLGKFGSLNALAGASLEDLRGIKGIGRDKAVTLMAAFALARRMAAELRSEAPLLDTPERIADVLREEVRHLPAEQFLVVLLNTRRRLLKVERISQGTLDTILVHARDVFRAAIAANASAIVLAHNHPSGDPTPSEADIKVTRDLIRAGQLLKIELLDHVILGRATQERPKDYCSLRELGYFFS
- a CDS encoding DUF5696 domain-containing protein, with amino-acid sequence MKPKRTASGARFATVLLAAGLAGHAAEEIVPPVALPAGETRLAEIGTYRVGWQSYGGPTNWLPLSWAGHFDDATGVACEPAGTVLGRDAWFLHSPWRVPPGRTWVDYPLQLPAQKPIQLRFGTAMGPDAVQPGKSDGVTFSCAVLADGQKRELLRQHQTTAAWRDYAFDLSAYAGRTVTLRLQVEPGPKNNPSFDFSYFGDATLRVGNHEADSTTHFRAFLQTPAYRATKNVSRLALRNVSDQGVTPSNLLPCTNSLVHSGNRWEFTYAAADTHLTYRYVPETGTLDDFTAIVEQRSAFQPARGGGVSVTVTSNQTSRLVALRGGHALHTTAKDNQLTVRWQYEFAGKPLIVTWTFDIQGKALVVSAQCDEPVLSQMSLGAIGPVPFRRSFPVPYLDGLPSFLPAQGAFVFRQLDWTVSHASRSPQGIATYDTKTDGTRNPLFERGYIAVSPDLDEVLPNLPNPPSPYRATLAPRVMLDIWGHDHGMFAGDAAKLRELKDNGVDHLAIIQHDWQHFGYDVKLPDHMPANERYGGDAGLRQFGQTANDCGYLWALHENYIDLYPDAPSYDPAARVLRADGTPSLAWFNSGTGVQSFGLKCNRALDFARQNSPAAHAHYGTTAAYLDVHTCVPPWHELDHDASQPMAAMALLKVQRDTALFQFERDTHGGPLFGEGANHFYWAGRCDGVEAQVHGGEDHAPLLDFDLLKIHPQMVNHGMGYLERWFRRGYDAQFGFDAGSVEQFDKYRAMELAYGHAGFLGNRLVHTVQAVAREHHLMHPVQRLYGTSAPVEISYEVDGQFVTASAALIAGDTSRQRIRYANGLTLWVNWRAEPWSLHPPAGPPTRSAQSYLLPQWGFLALGPDTEVYTGLHAGRVADFASCPEYIFADARTRFDQPYLPAVADIEPRLSSFRYLGGNRIEVTYVWHVNAAPGGDYHCFVHALNAAQTKGEHIVFQGDHTLPRPTSQWHKGDVITDGPHVLDVSAAFDRYDLTIGLYRDERLRLKGAPAPGNRVLLGELNVARQNGTITNITFQAATPGTPPESAVTPADFTAHTNPDGTWIDFGLLATDGAVKINRAPGQLVIFPYPRDKAFHVNLELKQLLPGGRASAIEIHALAAKTQADLGTVPFTVDDGKLRLTLGQSGAGRYTVTWK
- a CDS encoding type I restriction-modification system subunit M N-terminal domain-containing protein, translating into MHWVAPTERDVANGALEKQLWEAADQFRANSGLTAQQYSGPILGLIFLRFAEVRFAKQRAKLELPSPSHQALQGRSISQRTEPRT